The Chitinophaga pinensis DSM 2588 region ACTGATCGATGATTGGGTAACCGGTCTTGGTACCAAGCGTGTGAAAGCAACAAAGCTGTACCTGTCGCTGGCGATTGAAAACCTCTTGTCAGGAAGCGACCTGACTTATGCTACACAGCCAATTGGTTGTCTTATCAGTAACTATTAATTCAATATGCCAATCAGGTGAGTATGCCGTGCAGGGTTGTTATCATTTTACTGTCGATGTTTTTATGGGAGATGCCATTTGCATCCGCGCAGAAGATTACATGGAATCAGCACATAGCGCCGATCATTCATGCTAATTGTACGCCCTGTCATAAAAAAGGAGATGCTGCACCGTTTGAACTGATGACATATGACGATGTTGCCAAAAGGGCCACATTTATAAAACAGGTCACCCAAAGCAGGTACATGCCACCGTGGAAAGCGGATAGTCACTATACTTCTTTTGCTAATGAAAGAAGACTGACGGATGAAGAGATCGCCATGATCGCTGAGTGGGCTGACAATAAAATGCCGAAAGGAAAAGAAGCGGCCCAACAGGAAGAAGTACATTTCGTGGAGGGAACACATTATAACCGTAAACCGGATACGGTGCTGCAGATGCCAAAAGCTTTTCATATCCAGGGCGATAACAAGGAACGGTTCATTGTGTATAAAATACCGTTCGAGTTGGCGACCGATATGAATGTGGAAGCGATCGAGTTTGTGTCGAATAACCGGAAAGTGATTCATCATGCAAATTATGAGATTGACGCAGTACCCGACCAGCAGCTTGACATTTACGCAGGACAGGATTATATCAATCTTACAGAAGACGACCGGAACAAATATGTACAGTATGTGCCGTTTCGCCAGCATATGATTTACTATGGCGGTTGGATTCCCGGTGCTACCTGTGAATCTTATCCCAAAAACATCGGCTGGGTAATGCCTAAGCGTGGTGTCATCTTACTGACATTACACTATGCACCAGTCGGAAAAGAAGAAGATAATATCAGTGGGATTCAGCTGTTTTTCACAAAAACGCCTGTCAAAAGAGAAATCCGGGCAGTCAGTTTCGGATCAGGCGGCGTAGGAGAGAAGGACATTGACCCCTACTTTTATATACCGGCGGATGCGGTGAAAACCTTCCGCCTAAAAGTTACAGTGCCCGAAGATCAATCGGTGATGTATGTATGGCCACACATGCATTATATCGGAACAAAATTCAAGGCATTTGGCGTTACACCTACTGGAGACACGGTTAAAATGGTATCAGTAACTGACTGGGACTTCAAATGGCAGGAAGTCTACTGGTATCCGACATTGTTGAAGTTACCCAAGGGTACGATCATCCATATAGAGGCGACCTACGACAATACCGCTGCTAACCCGGCTAACCCATCGTCGCCACCACGGCTGATTTACTCGAGTGGAGATATGAAATCGACAGATGAAATGTTAACACTTGTGATGCTTTACCTGACTCATGAGAAAGGAGACGAAACGATTAGCCTGAAAAATGAAAGCAAATCGAAATAGGGACTAATACTATTTTCTTATTTCATTACGTAATATTATCATTTTAACCCAATTGTTAACTAGAACACAAAAATCTGTTAAATGTTTCTTGTTCATTCTGTTTTTATTTTTTAGCTTGGCGTTCGAAAGTGAAATAATAATATTATTTAATGTGTGATTTGAGGAAAGCGAAAGAATAGGGACATGTAGAACAATGGAAATTTCAACAATGGAGGTAGCGGGAAATAAATATTAAATACCTATGCCGAATTATTTATCCCCGATACCATTTTCGTAAGCTAGTCTATTGTAAGAAGAAGGAAACTGTGCCAGGCGGTATATCGAAATCTGCTTTTTAATCTCAGCATTGCAAGTAAATTTTTTATGAAGGAACATTATGTGTTACCTCTTAATGGGAGAGGTGCATCTATACCTATGTGTTTTCATAAGGACTAAATAAAACATCATAAACTAAAATCCAAAGAAAGCTATGCGAAGATCTCTCTTAGTGTGTACATTGCTTTTCTTATGCTGCTGCTTTACTGCTTTAGCACAGACTAAGATAGCAGTGACGGGAACTATCAAAGATGCCAAGGGTACTCCTCTCCCTGGCGTAACCGTTAAAGAAAAGGGCGTTTCTAATGGCGCCATGTCAAACCCGGACGGGTCTTTCAAGCTGTCGGTTCCAGCTGAAGGTACATTAGTCGTTTCGTATGTAGGGTTTGTTACCCAGGAAATTCCAGTTGCTGGAAAAACTAACATCGATGTTACATTGCAGGAAGACAACAAAAACCTGAATGAGGTAGTTGTTACTGCAATGGGTATTAAAAGAGAATCACGTGCACTGGGTTATGCCGTAAGCACTGTGAGCTCTAAAGATTTAACACAGACTGCCAGCCCTAGCATCGGTTCT contains the following coding sequences:
- a CDS encoding cytochrome c; translation: MPFASAQKITWNQHIAPIIHANCTPCHKKGDAAPFELMTYDDVAKRATFIKQVTQSRYMPPWKADSHYTSFANERRLTDEEIAMIAEWADNKMPKGKEAAQQEEVHFVEGTHYNRKPDTVLQMPKAFHIQGDNKERFIVYKIPFELATDMNVEAIEFVSNNRKVIHHANYEIDAVPDQQLDIYAGQDYINLTEDDRNKYVQYVPFRQHMIYYGGWIPGATCESYPKNIGWVMPKRGVILLTLHYAPVGKEEDNISGIQLFFTKTPVKREIRAVSFGSGGVGEKDIDPYFYIPADAVKTFRLKVTVPEDQSVMYVWPHMHYIGTKFKAFGVTPTGDTVKMVSVTDWDFKWQEVYWYPTLLKLPKGTIIHIEATYDNTAANPANPSSPPRLIYSSGDMKSTDEMLTLVMLYLTHEKGDETISLKNESKSK